From one Conexivisphaerales archaeon genomic stretch:
- a CDS encoding ribosomal L7Ae/L30e/S12e/Gadd45 family protein, with protein sequence MDTRLVESFLRSAGKTGKVSYGFRETLKSMKGTKVVVVSQSLQSREREMLIQSCRSFEVPIIQYEGTSIMLGRAAGVSYPVKVLGVRSAGEADLSKLLNMAEKSVSSQKI encoded by the coding sequence GTGGACACAAGGCTGGTAGAATCGTTCCTGAGGTCTGCAGGGAAGACAGGTAAGGTATCCTACGGCTTCAGGGAGACGCTCAAGTCGATGAAAGGGACAAAAGTTGTAGTCGTAAGTCAATCGCTGCAGAGCAGGGAGAGGGAAATGCTGATCCAATCATGCAGGTCGTTCGAAGTACCTATTATACAGTACGAAGGGACCTCGATAATGCTGGGAAGGGCTGCAGGAGTATCATATCCCGTTAAAGTGCTGGGAGTGAGGTCTGCTGGAGAAGCTGACCTCTCCAAGCTTCTCAACATGGCGGAAAAGTCTGTTTCTTCCCAAAAGATTTAA
- the tuf gene encoding translation elongation factor EF-1 subunit alpha: MPEKPHLNLVITGHIDHGKSTTMGHFLFNLGVVDERLIEEYAKQSEQTGKGDTFKFAWVLDELKEERERGITVDLAFQKFDTKKYSWTLIDAPGHRDFVKNMITGASEADAAVLVVSGKEGELEAGLSEGGQTREHAFLLKTLGVNQLVVLINKIDTFNPPYSQQAFEKAKEEVAKLLRLVGYKPETIDFIPVSGWKGDNLTERSPNTPWYKGPTLLEALDKLQEPPKPVDKPLRIPVQDVYTITGVGTVPVGRVETGILKVNDTVVVMPAGVKGEVKSIETHHTPMQQAGPGDNIGFNLRGVAKTDIRRGDVVGPVDNPPTVAKEFVAQIIVVYHPTAIAAGYTPVLHAHTSQAAATISELVSKIDPRSGQVVEDKPKSLKTGDAAIVKIRPVKPICIETYKDFPELGRFALRDSGRTVAAGIVKEISQKADIQVK; encoded by the coding sequence ATGCCCGAGAAACCACACTTAAATCTGGTAATAACAGGTCATATCGACCATGGGAAATCGACAACCATGGGGCATTTCCTGTTCAACCTTGGTGTCGTCGACGAGAGGCTGATAGAGGAGTATGCAAAGCAATCTGAGCAGACTGGAAAGGGTGATACCTTCAAGTTTGCCTGGGTTCTTGACGAGCTGAAGGAGGAAAGAGAGAGAGGTATCACGGTAGACCTCGCCTTCCAGAAGTTTGATACGAAGAAGTACAGCTGGACGCTGATAGATGCTCCGGGTCATAGGGATTTCGTAAAGAACATGATCACTGGAGCGAGCGAAGCTGATGCAGCTGTGCTTGTTGTGTCCGGAAAGGAGGGTGAGCTGGAGGCTGGATTGTCAGAGGGAGGACAGACAAGGGAGCATGCCTTCCTCTTGAAGACCCTTGGGGTCAACCAGCTTGTCGTGCTAATCAATAAGATAGATACATTTAATCCTCCGTATTCCCAGCAGGCGTTTGAAAAGGCGAAGGAGGAAGTAGCAAAGCTTCTTAGGCTTGTTGGCTACAAACCTGAGACAATAGACTTCATCCCCGTATCAGGCTGGAAAGGCGATAATCTTACAGAAAGGTCTCCGAACACGCCATGGTACAAGGGGCCTACTCTTCTGGAAGCTCTTGACAAGCTGCAGGAGCCTCCAAAGCCTGTCGACAAGCCTCTGAGAATCCCAGTTCAGGATGTCTATACCATAACAGGAGTTGGAACTGTCCCTGTGGGAAGAGTAGAGACTGGAATCCTGAAGGTCAACGATACAGTCGTCGTTATGCCTGCAGGTGTGAAGGGTGAAGTGAAGTCGATAGAGACGCACCACACACCCATGCAGCAGGCAGGTCCTGGAGATAACATAGGTTTCAACCTGAGGGGTGTTGCAAAGACTGACATAAGAAGAGGAGACGTTGTCGGGCCTGTTGACAATCCGCCAACAGTGGCCAAGGAGTTCGTAGCACAGATAATAGTCGTATACCATCCCACAGCTATAGCTGCCGGCTATACTCCTGTCCTTCATGCCCACACTTCGCAAGCAGCTGCAACGATAAGCGAACTGGTATCCAAGATAGACCCTAGAAGCGGTCAGGTAGTAGAAGACAAGCCCAAGAGCCTGAAGACAGGGGATGCTGCGATAGTCAAGATAAGGCCGGTAAAGCCAATATGCATAGAGACCTACAAGGACTTCCCCGAACTTGGAAGGTTCGCCTTAAGGGATTCTGGCAGGACTGTTGCAGCAGGAATAGTCAAGGAAATAAGCCAGAAGGCTGATATTCAGGTCAAGTAA
- a CDS encoding methyltransferase domain-containing protein gives MYEAICRMHGNALVTNKYRIHYCRTTLHADADNGINPSGNDELYLRNPLRRLFHRPTKIFEKIGLSKGDSFLDAGAGFGYFSLAAARVVGPSGLVYAVEPEHKRAVWIKKEAEKRKLDWLVVLEKKLETLDSDSIHDVDKAMMHLSLHHMSDKLLALNIIRRKLKEGGTIIIVEPRRSRSLGHGSEPENVIQLLAWSGYEVLKLEKRFFTFEVIARAKPQSKKTNQPHQSKGFGNRV, from the coding sequence ATGTATGAAGCAATATGCAGGATGCACGGAAACGCTCTTGTCACCAATAAGTATCGTATTCATTACTGTCGAACAACTTTGCACGCTGATGCTGATAATGGTATAAATCCTTCCGGAAATGACGAACTCTACCTCAGGAATCCTTTGCGACGATTGTTTCACAGGCCGACGAAAATATTCGAGAAGATTGGTTTGAGCAAAGGCGATTCATTTCTGGATGCCGGTGCAGGGTTCGGATACTTCAGTCTAGCAGCTGCAAGGGTTGTAGGTCCTTCAGGTTTGGTCTATGCTGTGGAACCAGAGCATAAAAGGGCAGTATGGATAAAAAAGGAAGCAGAAAAGAGGAAGTTGGACTGGTTAGTTGTTTTAGAAAAGAAGCTGGAAACGCTGGACAGCGATTCTATACATGATGTGGACAAAGCTATGATGCATCTTTCCCTGCACCATATGTCTGACAAGTTACTTGCTCTGAATATCATCAGGAGAAAGCTGAAGGAGGGAGGCACCATCATCATAGTCGAGCCACGCAGAAGCAGGTCGTTAGGGCATGGCTCTGAGCCTGAGAATGTGATACAACTTCTGGCTTGGTCAGGGTATGAAGTATTGAAACTGGAAAAAAGATTCTTCACTTTCGAAGTGATAGCTCGAGCTAAACCGCAATCAAAAAAGACGAACCAGCCGCATCAATCTAAAGGGTTCGGAAACAGAGTGTAG
- a CDS encoding 30S ribosomal protein S7 yields the protein MPQKILLFNKWDLSEVQVTDLGLKNVISLRPAVIPHSFGRHEHSKFGKTQVNIVERLANSLMHFGRKYAKNTGRMGGKKHKAINIVKTAFEIMHLKTGQNPVQLFVKAVENAAPNEDTTRISYGGVVYHVSVDVSPQRRVDLALRFISEGVREAAFSNPKGVEEVLAEELLLAANNDPNSFAIKKKTEQERVALASR from the coding sequence ATGCCACAGAAGATTCTTCTCTTCAACAAATGGGACCTGTCTGAAGTTCAGGTAACCGACCTCGGCCTGAAGAATGTGATCAGCCTGAGGCCTGCAGTTATTCCCCATTCTTTCGGCAGGCATGAGCACTCCAAATTCGGAAAGACTCAGGTCAATATAGTAGAAAGGCTGGCGAACAGCCTCATGCACTTTGGCAGAAAATATGCGAAGAATACAGGAAGGATGGGAGGAAAGAAGCATAAGGCGATAAACATAGTCAAGACTGCTTTCGAAATAATGCACCTGAAGACTGGCCAGAATCCTGTCCAGCTGTTTGTGAAGGCGGTTGAAAATGCTGCTCCGAACGAGGATACAACAAGGATAAGCTACGGAGGAGTGGTCTATCATGTTTCTGTCGACGTTTCACCTCAGAGAAGGGTTGACCTGGCTCTCAGGTTCATATCAGAGGGGGTCAGGGAGGCAGCCTTTTCGAACCCGAAGGGAGTCGAAGAGGTTCTGGCAGAAGAATTACTTTTGGCTGCAAACAACGATCCTAACAGCTTTGCAATAAAGAAGAAGACAGAACAGGAAAGGGTTGCTCTGGCCTCAAGGTAA
- a CDS encoding DUF4382 domain-containing protein has translation MVSRNAVIAAVLIVIVAAGGGGLYYYYSSGQVDVYATTGNPDPIYLTVQSVELHSKAGSWITVFNKTMTVQLNDNLSFLSSIRVPSGNYTEVRLTLREATVTIGSINVSVTVPSSKLEIPIVPGGLNVQGGSTVYLAVIFGPHLVSNGNGGYILSPVVTARQIHAPQPGTTVQYALLAGDSYVLTISKLV, from the coding sequence ATGGTAAGCAGAAATGCCGTAATAGCTGCCGTGCTGATTGTAATAGTAGCTGCTGGTGGAGGTGGACTCTACTACTATTACTCAAGCGGCCAGGTTGATGTCTACGCAACTACTGGCAACCCTGACCCGATATATCTGACCGTGCAATCGGTGGAGCTTCATTCTAAAGCTGGCAGTTGGATAACAGTCTTTAACAAGACCATGACAGTGCAGCTGAACGATAACCTTTCGTTTCTGAGCAGCATCAGGGTCCCTTCTGGTAATTACACCGAAGTCAGGTTGACGCTAAGAGAAGCGACCGTAACGATTGGAAGCATCAACGTCAGCGTAACGGTTCCGAGTAGCAAGCTTGAAATCCCGATAGTCCCAGGCGGGCTGAACGTGCAAGGAGGTTCAACGGTCTACTTGGCAGTTATCTTCGGTCCACATCTGGTAAGTAATGGAAACGGAGGCTACATCCTTTCGCCAGTTGTAACTGCCAGACAGATACATGCTCCTCAACCAGGCACCACTGTGCAATATGCATTGCTTGCAGGAGATAGCTACGTGCTGACAATCTCGAAGCTGGTCTGA
- a CDS encoding prolyl oligopeptidase family serine peptidase, translating into MSSPAVAPYGSWKSPITSDLLANRNNYIDQMLIDGRDIYWTEVRPSENGRFVLMRKRLNEEPEEVLGKEYNVRTAVHEYGGGAFTVKNALLFFSNFSDGRIYLAEEGDVKPITEQGDFRYADMVFDYSTRRLICIREDHSQPQVINSIVMIDVDSGRTSTLVSGNDFYSSPRLSPDGKKLAWLTWNHPDMPWDSAELHVANFMDDTVHGERKIAGGKDESVFQPEFSPAGTLYFISDKTGFWNLYRLGNESVEPLLAMDADFGVPQWRFGLSTYAIESEERIVCSWLKDGVGNIGILSIGKGLERLSIPYTYFSFVRAANNYAVFVAASPTEFPCIVQYSVSGRNYDVVYRPKAPVIDLGYLSTPRQIEFPTSGSRKAYANFYECKNRDFVGPKGQRPPLIVICHGGPTSFTPAILSAEVQFWTSRGFSVAQVNYGGSSGYGRQYRNILYGNWGVVDVEDAVRCAEYIVKAGKADQKKLIIRGGSAGGFTTLCALTFKKTFSAGASYYGVSDLEMLLQETHKFESHYLEKLVGPYPAAKKLYEERSPLKNLKKLSTPVALFQGSDDKVVPSNQSEKVYSALKEKGVPVLYMVFQGEKHGFVTSEAIKKAIEAELYFYSKLFGFNPADQIGPYQIDNLKA; encoded by the coding sequence ATGTCGTCTCCAGCAGTCGCTCCGTATGGCTCTTGGAAATCACCGATCACCTCTGACCTGCTCGCAAACAGAAACAACTACATTGACCAGATGCTGATTGATGGCAGAGATATCTACTGGACAGAGGTGAGGCCGTCTGAAAACGGCAGATTTGTCCTGATGAGAAAGAGGCTGAACGAAGAGCCTGAGGAGGTACTGGGAAAAGAATACAACGTCAGGACAGCAGTTCATGAATACGGAGGTGGTGCCTTCACTGTAAAGAATGCTCTGCTCTTCTTCTCCAACTTCTCCGACGGCAGGATATACTTGGCTGAAGAGGGAGATGTCAAGCCTATAACTGAGCAGGGCGATTTCAGATATGCGGACATGGTCTTTGATTATTCAACAAGGAGGCTGATATGTATAAGAGAGGACCATTCTCAGCCACAGGTTATAAACTCGATAGTGATGATAGATGTTGATTCAGGCAGAACTTCTACGCTGGTTTCTGGGAATGACTTTTACTCATCTCCAAGACTGAGCCCAGACGGAAAGAAGTTAGCTTGGCTGACGTGGAATCATCCTGACATGCCTTGGGACTCTGCGGAGCTTCACGTCGCAAACTTCATGGATGATACTGTGCATGGAGAAAGAAAGATAGCTGGTGGCAAGGATGAATCTGTATTTCAGCCCGAATTTTCGCCAGCAGGTACACTTTACTTCATATCAGATAAAACAGGGTTCTGGAACCTCTACAGGCTTGGTAACGAAAGCGTTGAACCTTTGCTTGCAATGGATGCAGATTTTGGCGTACCCCAATGGCGCTTCGGTCTTTCAACATATGCCATAGAGTCAGAAGAAAGGATAGTATGCAGCTGGCTTAAGGATGGAGTTGGCAACATAGGGATACTTAGCATAGGGAAGGGTCTCGAAAGGCTATCGATTCCTTACACATACTTCTCCTTCGTAAGAGCAGCAAACAATTATGCAGTATTTGTTGCCGCCTCTCCGACCGAGTTTCCATGCATAGTGCAGTACAGCGTAAGCGGCAGAAATTACGATGTAGTTTACAGGCCCAAGGCACCTGTTATAGACCTGGGCTACCTCTCAACCCCAAGGCAGATAGAATTCCCCACTTCTGGCAGCAGAAAGGCCTATGCAAATTTCTATGAGTGCAAGAACCGAGACTTTGTAGGACCAAAAGGTCAGAGACCCCCTCTTATAGTCATCTGTCACGGAGGTCCGACTTCTTTTACCCCGGCTATACTTTCAGCAGAGGTTCAATTCTGGACGAGCAGGGGGTTCTCAGTTGCCCAGGTGAACTACGGAGGAAGCAGTGGATATGGAAGGCAGTACAGGAACATCCTTTACGGCAACTGGGGTGTGGTTGATGTGGAAGATGCAGTAAGATGTGCAGAATATATTGTGAAGGCTGGAAAAGCTGACCAGAAGAAGCTGATAATAAGGGGAGGCAGCGCAGGAGGTTTCACAACCCTGTGTGCTTTGACTTTCAAGAAGACATTTTCAGCAGGAGCAAGCTATTACGGCGTTTCTGACCTGGAGATGCTTTTGCAGGAGACTCACAAATTCGAATCGCATTATCTGGAAAAGCTTGTCGGGCCTTACCCCGCAGCCAAAAAGCTGTATGAAGAAAGATCGCCATTGAAGAACCTGAAAAAACTATCCACTCCCGTTGCACTTTTCCAGGGAAGTGATGATAAGGTAGTCCCTTCAAACCAGTCAGAGAAGGTTTACAGCGCACTTAAAGAGAAGGGGGTACCTGTTCTTTATATGGTTTTCCAAGGAGAGAAGCACGGCTTCGTTACTTCAGAAGCAATAAAGAAGGCTATAGAAGCGGAGCTCTACTTCTATTCAAAGCTGTTTGGCTTCAACCCTGCAGACCAGATAGGACCATACCAGATAGACAACCTGAAAGCATGA
- a CDS encoding 30S ribosomal protein S12: protein MSHKSPRGEFAARKLRLKRQRFRWSDKYYKRRLLALDEKADPLEGSPQARGIVLEKVGVESKQPNSAIRKCVRIQLVKNGKQVTAFLPGDGALNYIDEHDEVVVEGIGGSQGRAMGDIPGVRWQVSMVNGVSLKMLVLGKKEKPKR, encoded by the coding sequence TTGAGTCACAAGTCGCCAAGGGGAGAGTTTGCAGCCAGAAAGCTGAGGCTGAAGAGGCAGAGGTTTCGCTGGTCTGACAAATACTACAAGAGAAGGCTTCTTGCCCTTGACGAAAAGGCAGACCCGCTGGAGGGTTCTCCTCAGGCAAGGGGGATAGTTCTCGAGAAGGTCGGAGTTGAATCAAAGCAGCCAAACTCTGCCATAAGAAAGTGCGTCAGGATCCAGCTGGTCAAGAACGGCAAGCAGGTTACAGCCTTTCTGCCTGGCGACGGCGCTCTTAATTACATCGATGAGCACGATGAAGTGGTTGTAGAGGGTATAGGAGGTTCACAGGGTAGGGCGATGGGTGATATACCCGGTGTAAGATGGCAGGTTTCCATGGTGAACGGTGTGTCTCTCAAGATGCTTGTGCTCGGTAAGAAGGAGAAGCCCAAGAGGTGA
- a CDS encoding N-acetyltransferase translates to MELIRKFAEQDVAEIRYLLRTCWTDTYAGIIPDEIIRKVVASWHSEGNIKAQLKDDSPSLFYRGYFIDNKLVGLISARKEGSSVTVYQLYVLPEYQRRGIGKRLMDELVAYYGLPIRITLDVEEKNEKGVSFYRKYGFSFSGRTEVKIDDYGIPCFRAEMELKNR, encoded by the coding sequence TTGGAGCTTATCAGGAAATTTGCCGAGCAGGATGTTGCGGAGATAAGGTATCTGCTCAGAACCTGCTGGACTGATACATATGCCGGGATTATTCCGGATGAGATAATCAGAAAGGTTGTAGCCAGCTGGCACAGCGAAGGCAACATAAAGGCTCAGCTGAAGGATGACTCTCCTAGCCTTTTCTACAGGGGATATTTCATTGATAACAAACTGGTTGGATTGATCAGTGCCAGGAAGGAAGGCTCCTCGGTTACTGTGTATCAGCTGTATGTCCTTCCTGAGTATCAGAGAAGGGGAATAGGAAAAAGATTGATGGATGAGCTTGTAGCGTACTACGGCTTACCCATAAGGATAACCCTTGATGTTGAAGAAAAGAATGAGAAAGGTGTCTCTTTCTACAGGAAGTACGGATTCTCGTTTTCAGGAAGGACTGAAGTGAAGATAGACGATTATGGAATACCTTGTTTCCGGGCTGAAATGGAATTAAAAAACCGTTGA
- a CDS encoding DNA-directed RNA polymerase subunit A', which translates to MALEESVKTVGSITFDVFSPAEVRKYSTVEITVPETYDEDGMPVQGGLMDNRLGVLEPGQKCGTCGNTSARCPGHFGHIELAEPVLHVAFVDIIHQLLIATCRSCGRVLIPEDEVKVYQQRLSEQGYINPNLLEKISKEIIAKTKKAKICPHCGKKKLEIEFTKPHMFHEINEEGGAVRLLPAAIRERLERITDDDLKLLGFDPQAARPEWLILQVLPVPPVSVRPSITLETGIRSEDDLTHKLVDILRVNQRVRESKDSGTPPLIVQDLVDLLQYHVTTYFDNEVSGIPQAHHRSGRPLKTLSQRLKGKEGRFRGSLSGKRVDFSSRTVISPDPSLDISEVGVPYDVAMKLTVPERVTPWNIDFLKKLVLNGPAVHPGANYVVRPDGVKIRLEFASDRESISQALAPGYVVERHLVDGDIVLFNRQPSLHRMSIMAHYVKVLPYRTFRLHPAVCPPYNADFDGDEMNLHVPQGEEARSEAIMLMRVQDQIISPRYGGPIIGGIRDFLTAAFLLTKQDTKLSKETFANLAYAAGYRGELPEPEYKDKYSGRQLFSLFLPKNFNYRLTSKWSKAKGVKSDKDDVLVKNGELLSGVIDKASIGAEEPDTILHRIAKDYGTDVARSFLNSILRLLRVYISTVGFSYGFDDLELSEESRKEIEQIIEKAYSNVNELFKKYEKGELDVMKGLRPEEVLEQRIMTELSHAREYSGRVVEKSLPDTNPGIIMAKTGARGSSLNLGQMMAVVGQQSVRGKRINRGYYHRALSHFGQRDKNPDAYGFVRSNYRDGLNPIEFFFHAMGGREGLVDTAVRTQQSGYMQRRLVNAMEHLRVEYDMTVRDPQGAIVQFLYGEDGVDPSKSDHGKAVNVERLADSEALLDDPKAAKVTEKDVEALLQEFGPKLNKKIVEELREVLMPAKNSERTRLSKKAARAVVEKATELYRAALVEPGEAMGVVGAQSIGEPGTQMTLRTFHFAGVKERDVTLGLPRLIELVDARKQPSTPTMDIYLDEEHRSSRAAALEVAKEILFTKVYDLVQQVKRDYATNSLVFIFDQAKMAERGATLRDVADVIKAPKGNIAIEEETNSIRVVMENVDEATILASRDKFLNTRVKGVPGINSVSVITMDGEWMIQTAGSNLQKVLKIEGVDPTRTTTNNIYEINMALGVEAARTALVKEIISTLEEQGLEVDIRHVLLVADLMTSKGFVQQIGRHGIAGSKTSVLARAAFEITVPTLAEAAAKGEIEELKGVTENVIVGSTIPVGTGMVDIYMKGGE; encoded by the coding sequence ATGGCACTTGAAGAATCTGTAAAGACGGTTGGAAGCATAACGTTCGATGTCTTCTCTCCAGCTGAAGTCAGGAAGTATTCAACAGTGGAGATAACAGTACCAGAAACATACGACGAAGACGGCATGCCAGTACAGGGAGGACTCATGGACAACAGGCTCGGTGTGCTTGAACCGGGTCAGAAATGTGGCACCTGCGGCAACACAAGTGCGAGGTGCCCGGGTCACTTCGGTCACATAGAGCTTGCAGAGCCTGTACTGCATGTGGCATTCGTCGATATCATTCATCAGCTGCTGATAGCAACTTGCAGGTCCTGCGGCAGGGTGCTTATACCTGAAGACGAAGTGAAGGTCTATCAGCAGAGACTTTCAGAGCAGGGCTACATAAACCCGAACCTGCTTGAAAAGATATCAAAGGAGATTATAGCCAAGACGAAGAAGGCAAAGATCTGCCCTCACTGCGGCAAGAAGAAGCTGGAGATAGAATTCACAAAGCCCCACATGTTCCACGAAATAAACGAAGAGGGAGGGGCAGTAAGGCTTCTGCCTGCTGCGATAAGGGAGAGGCTGGAGAGGATAACCGATGATGATTTGAAGCTCCTCGGATTCGACCCTCAGGCGGCAAGGCCTGAATGGCTGATACTGCAGGTGCTTCCAGTCCCCCCTGTATCTGTGAGACCATCGATAACTCTTGAAACAGGGATAAGGTCAGAGGATGACCTGACACACAAGCTGGTCGATATACTGAGAGTGAACCAGAGAGTCAGAGAGAGCAAGGACTCAGGAACACCTCCTCTGATAGTGCAGGACTTGGTTGACCTTCTGCAGTATCATGTAACAACCTACTTCGATAACGAAGTATCAGGAATTCCTCAAGCACACCACCGCTCAGGCAGGCCGCTGAAGACTCTGAGCCAGAGGCTCAAAGGAAAGGAAGGAAGGTTCAGGGGAAGCCTTTCAGGCAAGAGGGTTGACTTTTCAAGCAGGACAGTCATATCCCCAGACCCGAGCCTCGATATCAGCGAGGTAGGTGTACCGTATGACGTGGCCATGAAGCTGACAGTCCCCGAAAGGGTTACGCCTTGGAATATAGATTTCCTGAAAAAGCTTGTGCTGAACGGACCTGCTGTGCATCCTGGAGCAAACTACGTTGTCAGGCCTGACGGGGTTAAGATAAGACTCGAATTCGCTTCAGACAGGGAGTCGATAAGCCAGGCTCTAGCTCCTGGCTACGTGGTTGAAAGGCATCTTGTTGATGGAGATATTGTGCTTTTCAACAGGCAACCCAGTCTTCACAGAATGTCGATAATGGCTCATTATGTCAAAGTGCTGCCCTATAGAACGTTCAGGCTTCACCCTGCAGTCTGCCCCCCTTACAACGCCGACTTCGACGGGGACGAGATGAACCTGCACGTGCCTCAGGGAGAAGAGGCAAGGTCAGAAGCGATCATGCTGATGAGGGTTCAGGACCAGATAATATCACCTCGGTATGGAGGACCTATAATAGGAGGCATCAGGGACTTTCTGACAGCTGCCTTCCTGCTGACAAAGCAGGATACGAAGCTGAGCAAGGAGACTTTTGCCAATCTGGCATATGCAGCAGGTTACAGAGGCGAACTGCCAGAACCGGAATATAAGGACAAGTATTCTGGAAGGCAGCTCTTCAGCCTGTTTCTGCCCAAGAATTTCAACTACAGGCTGACTTCGAAGTGGTCTAAGGCTAAAGGTGTCAAATCAGACAAGGATGACGTCCTTGTGAAGAATGGAGAGCTGCTGTCAGGAGTAATAGACAAGGCTTCGATAGGGGCTGAAGAGCCTGATACAATTCTGCACAGGATAGCAAAAGATTATGGTACGGATGTGGCCAGAAGCTTTCTCAACTCTATCCTCCGGCTTCTCAGGGTCTACATCAGCACAGTCGGCTTTTCTTATGGATTCGATGATTTGGAGCTGAGCGAAGAGAGCAGAAAGGAGATAGAACAGATAATAGAAAAGGCATACAGCAACGTGAACGAGCTATTCAAGAAATACGAAAAGGGTGAGCTTGATGTGATGAAGGGCCTGAGACCTGAAGAAGTCCTCGAGCAGAGGATAATGACTGAGTTGAGCCATGCAAGGGAATACTCTGGAAGGGTTGTTGAAAAGAGTCTGCCAGACACAAACCCTGGCATAATTATGGCCAAAACAGGAGCCAGAGGCTCCTCTCTGAACCTTGGCCAGATGATGGCTGTAGTCGGGCAACAGTCTGTGAGAGGTAAGAGGATAAACAGAGGCTATTACCACAGAGCTCTGAGTCATTTCGGGCAGAGGGATAAGAACCCTGACGCCTACGGGTTTGTAAGGTCGAACTACAGAGATGGTCTGAACCCGATAGAGTTCTTCTTCCACGCCATGGGAGGTAGGGAGGGTCTCGTGGACACAGCAGTCAGGACTCAGCAGTCAGGCTACATGCAGAGAAGGCTTGTCAACGCTATGGAGCATCTCAGGGTTGAATATGATATGACGGTTAGAGACCCTCAGGGAGCAATAGTCCAGTTCCTGTATGGAGAGGACGGGGTTGACCCGTCGAAGAGCGACCATGGCAAAGCCGTAAACGTTGAAAGACTTGCTGATTCAGAAGCACTCTTAGACGACCCTAAGGCTGCAAAGGTTACTGAAAAGGATGTCGAAGCCCTTCTGCAGGAATTCGGACCAAAGCTGAACAAGAAGATAGTAGAGGAGCTGAGAGAAGTGCTCATGCCAGCAAAGAATTCGGAGAGGACTCGGCTGAGCAAGAAGGCTGCTAGGGCCGTGGTCGAGAAGGCCACTGAACTCTACAGAGCTGCACTTGTTGAGCCAGGAGAAGCTATGGGAGTTGTTGGGGCTCAATCGATAGGTGAACCAGGTACGCAGATGACACTCCGTACGTTTCACTTTGCAGGGGTGAAGGAGAGAGACGTAACCCTAGGTTTACCCAGGCTGATAGAGCTGGTAGATGCGAGAAAGCAGCCAAGCACCCCTACCATGGACATATACTTGGATGAAGAGCACAGGAGCAGCAGGGCAGCAGCGCTCGAAGTGGCCAAGGAGATACTGTTCACCAAGGTCTATGACCTTGTGCAGCAGGTAAAGAGAGATTACGCAACAAATTCACTGGTCTTCATATTCGACCAAGCTAAGATGGCTGAAAGAGGTGCTACCTTAAGGGACGTTGCTGATGTCATAAAGGCTCCGAAGGGCAACATAGCGATAGAAGAGGAGACAAATTCGATAAGGGTAGTAATGGAGAATGTTGATGAGGCAACCATACTGGCATCGAGGGATAAGTTCCTGAATACGAGGGTAAAGGGGGTGCCAGGAATAAACAGCGTCTCAGTCATAACGATGGATGGCGAGTGGATGATACAGACCGCAGGCTCTAACCTGCAGAAGGTACTGAAGATAGAAGGAGTAGACCCGACAAGAACTACTACCAACAACATTTACGAGATAAACATGGCGCTCGGCGTTGAAGCCGCAAGAACTGCTCTTGTCAAGGAGATAATATCAACCCTCGAGGAGCAGGGGCTTGAAGTTGATATCAGGCATGTACTGCTCGTTGCAGACCTGATGACAAGCAAGGGGTTCGTTCAGCAGATAGGAAGGCACGGCATAGCTGGGTCAAAGACAAGTGTTCTGGCCAGAGCAGCGTTCGAAATAACAGTGCCAACTCTCGCAGAAGCAGCAGCAAAGGGAGAGATAGAGGAGTTGAAGGGTGTTACTGAAAACGTCATAGTCGGGTCAACAATACCCGTCGGAACGGGAATGGTCGACATCTACATGAAAGGAGGAGAGTAA
- a CDS encoding NusA-like transcription termination signal-binding factor — protein sequence MPEIKITEEELGLMSIFQSVTSVSPRDCIIDSQGGRIIFVLNKGQMGLAIGRKGQTIMGLERTLNRPVELVEWSDDPQEFIKNALGSRNVLDVKISTRADGAKVAVVQTTPKNKGAILGKGGRNAERARMLAKRYFGIEHIHIVTP from the coding sequence GTGCCTGAAATTAAGATTACAGAAGAGGAGCTTGGCCTGATGTCCATCTTCCAGAGTGTCACGAGTGTGTCACCCAGGGACTGCATAATCGACTCACAGGGGGGCAGAATAATATTTGTGCTAAACAAGGGTCAGATGGGCCTTGCGATAGGTAGAAAGGGACAGACTATCATGGGGCTTGAAAGGACGCTGAACAGGCCAGTCGAGCTGGTAGAATGGTCTGATGATCCTCAGGAATTCATAAAGAACGCTCTAGGTAGTAGAAATGTACTGGATGTCAAGATCTCGACCAGAGCTGATGGTGCAAAGGTGGCAGTAGTGCAAACAACGCCGAAGAATAAGGGAGCGATACTTGGTAAGGGAGGAAGAAACGCAGAAAGGGCCAGAATGCTTGCAAAGCGCTACTTCGGAATAGAGCACATTCATATAGTAACCCCTTAG